In Clupea harengus chromosome 25, Ch_v2.0.2, whole genome shotgun sequence, one genomic interval encodes:
- the LOC122128849 gene encoding uncharacterized protein LOC122128849, whose protein sequence is MDIILEKKIILTEILSAETAFILQHVQQNKLITDRDYSALKSLPQNTETMSGEVLDKLRDKGEDTCQKFIVLLKQQRVLDQYPRLRDVFSDLRQVEGAGPKSSSASPVKARDKVKKSRKELIQRIGDATLKSVLDGLQEDSPNHPVIILRERNEVLQNNSVTEDRVTCLVDMVQKKGERACEIFLSFLRELDPNLCDELGL, encoded by the exons ATGGATATAATACTTGAAAAGAAAATCATTCTAACTGAGATCCTGTCTGCTGAAACGGCCTTTATCCTCCAACATGTTCAGCAGAACAAACTCATCACAGATCGTGACTACAGTGCTCTTAAAAGCCTACCTCAAAACACTGAGACGATGTCTGGTGAAGTGCTGGATAAACTGAGAGACAAGGGGGAAGACACCTGTCAGAAGTTCATAGTTTTGCTGAAGCAGCAGCGTGTGTTGGACCAATATCCAAGACTGAGAGATGTTTTCTCAGATCTCAGACAAg TTGAAGGTGCTGGGCCCAAGTCATCTTCAGCATCACCAGTGAAAGCCAGAG ACAAAGTGAAAAAGAGTCGGAAGGAACTAATTCAACGAATTGGAGATGCCACTCTGAAAAGTGTGCTGGATGGTCTTCAAGAAGACTCACCTAACCATCCTGTGATTATCCTGAGGGAGAGGAATGAGGTTCTACAGAATAACAGTGTGACCGAGGACCGGGTGACCTGCCTTGTAGACATGGTGCAGAAGAAAGGTGAACGGGCCTGTGagatatttctctcttttctgagAGAACTTGATCCGAACCTCTGCGACGAGCTTGGTTTGTAA